The genomic window GGAAGGCACGGGAGCGATGCGCCCTGGAGGTGCCGGAGCTGGCGGTTCCGGCAGTCTTCCGGCTCACCGACGGGCCCGCGAAGCACGACTCGGCCTGCCACTTCGCCGAGCAGAAGCACGTGGTGCCGGGGGAGGGGGAGCTGGGCGGCCCCGGACAGGGAACCGCCCAGCACTAGAGGGTCCGTCGGATCGGTTCGCGCGGCGTCAGATCAGTTCGCGCGTCTCCGCCGTCTCGCGGTGGAGGATGGCCAGCCGGGCCCTCTTCTCCGGGAGGAAGACCTCCGGGAGGTCGATCTCGGGCAGCACGATCTCGGGCCCGATCTCGAAGCCGGTACGGGCCAGCCGCTCGACCGCCTTGGCGTTGCGGATGTCCGGCTCGGCAACGATTCTCCGCACCGACGGGTCCGCCAGGACGCAGACGACGAGCACGGACAGCATCGCTGCCGTGAAACCGGGGCGCGGCGCGCCCTGCGGGGGCCCGACCATCAGGTGGACACCGACGTCGCCCGGCTCGGTGGCGTAGCACTCGCTGACCCGGTCGGCCTCCGGGTCGTACGTCTGGAAGAGCATGACCGGCCGGCCCTCGCACTCGATCAGCCATGCGTGGTGGGTCGTCAGCCCGTCCATGTGCCGGTAGATCTCCAGGACCTCTTCGCGCGTCGCCTCGCCCATGCCCCAGAAGCGGGCGCGCTCCTGGGTGACCCAGGAGTGGATCGTGTCGACGTCGCGCTCCGGATCCAGGCGGCGGACCCGCACCGTCCCGAAACCGTCGAGGGCCTGCTCGTGCACGGCCCGGTCCTGCGAGGCGTCAGTGGTCATGCTGTCTCTCCTTGGCGAGCTTGTCGAAGTCGGTG from Streptomyces sp. FIT100 includes these protein-coding regions:
- a CDS encoding GNAT family N-acetyltransferase, producing the protein MTTDASQDRAVHEQALDGFGTVRVRRLDPERDVDTIHSWVTQERARFWGMGEATREEVLEIYRHMDGLTTHHAWLIECEGRPVMLFQTYDPEADRVSECYATEPGDVGVHLMVGPPQGAPRPGFTAAMLSVLVVCVLADPSVRRIVAEPDIRNAKAVERLARTGFEIGPEIVLPEIDLPEVFLPEKRARLAILHRETAETRELI